A DNA window from Streptomyces sp. CA-278952 contains the following coding sequences:
- a CDS encoding M23 family metallopeptidase, with the protein MASNKPAPEAPSPFSADTFGGEERTWEEWNPTAESIRPVRGKHRVAKQRGLARSSTVLGVGVIAAVGAGGMATAQDKAPVSISLPDSIVDNLPDAKSLPGVGSLMSDEAEPAPVAATAPLTTAGLTTAEAEQGTGAGEALRARILQQAEQQQASADAEAKAAAEKAAAESAAAEAKKQQDDAEAAAAAKKKAAKEAAEKKKEAERLAKLAASFSLPAFSYTITSTYGQSGALWSSGQHTGLDFAGSAGAPLKAVHSGTITSAGYSGSYGYRTVLELEDGTEIWYAHQSSIEVSVGQKVTTGQTIGRMGDSGNVTGVHLHLEVRTAGGSAMDPMAWLNSKGLNV; encoded by the coding sequence GTGGCGTCCAACAAGCCTGCCCCTGAGGCCCCGTCACCCTTCAGTGCCGACACCTTCGGTGGCGAGGAGCGCACCTGGGAGGAGTGGAACCCCACCGCGGAGTCCATCCGTCCCGTGCGCGGCAAGCACCGCGTGGCCAAGCAGCGTGGTCTCGCCCGTAGCTCCACCGTCCTCGGGGTCGGTGTCATAGCGGCTGTCGGTGCCGGCGGCATGGCCACCGCGCAGGACAAGGCGCCGGTCTCCATCTCTCTTCCCGATTCCATCGTGGACAACCTCCCCGACGCCAAGTCCCTTCCCGGCGTCGGGTCTTTGATGTCCGACGAGGCGGAGCCCGCCCCGGTCGCCGCGACCGCGCCGCTCACCACCGCCGGCCTCACCACCGCCGAGGCCGAGCAGGGCACCGGCGCCGGCGAGGCGCTGCGCGCCCGGATCCTCCAGCAGGCCGAGCAGCAGCAGGCCAGCGCCGACGCCGAGGCCAAGGCCGCCGCCGAGAAGGCAGCGGCCGAGAGCGCCGCCGCCGAGGCCAAGAAGCAGCAGGACGACGCCGAGGCCGCGGCCGCCGCGAAGAAGAAGGCGGCCAAGGAAGCGGCGGAGAAGAAGAAGGAGGCCGAGCGGCTCGCCAAGCTCGCCGCCAGCTTCTCCCTCCCCGCCTTCTCGTACACGATCACCTCGACCTACGGTCAGTCCGGCGCGCTCTGGTCCTCGGGCCAGCACACCGGTCTCGACTTCGCCGGGTCGGCCGGTGCGCCGCTCAAGGCCGTGCACAGCGGCACGATCACGTCCGCCGGCTACTCCGGTTCGTACGGCTACCGCACGGTCCTCGAACTCGAGGACGGCACGGAGATCTGGTACGCCCACCAGTCCTCGATCGAGGTCTCCGTCGGCCAGAAGGTCACCACCGGCCAGACCATCGGCCGCATGGGCGACAGCGGCAACGTCACCGGCGTCCACCTCCACCTGGAGGTCCGCACCGCGGGCGGTTCCGCGATGGACCCGATGGCCTGGCTCAACAGCAAGGGCCTGAACGTCTGA
- a CDS encoding class F sortase encodes MNATDPGDGPTPPPGRRRAFALTAAVAALLLTGGLLLALGTDRQQPAPPPAADKGSSGAPAGRTPPPHAGTSAPPEKGSGGGARNRRPVAALPSSRPVGITIPSLKVDSTLEDLGLGENRAMDTPRDPDKAGWYTPGPTPGAMGPAVIAGHVTWDGAPAVFFELAALDPGDRIAVRRADGRTAEFTVDRTAVYPKDAFPTVEVYRNLDHAGLRLITCGGDYSEADSRYADNVVVYATLTGSRA; translated from the coding sequence ATGAACGCGACGGACCCGGGCGACGGGCCAACGCCACCCCCCGGACGGCGGCGGGCCTTCGCGCTCACCGCCGCCGTCGCGGCCCTGCTCCTGACCGGCGGGCTGCTGCTGGCCCTGGGAACCGACCGCCAGCAGCCCGCCCCTCCCCCGGCGGCAGACAAGGGAAGCTCCGGGGCCCCGGCCGGCCGGACGCCCCCGCCCCACGCGGGGACGTCCGCGCCACCGGAGAAGGGGAGCGGGGGCGGAGCCCGGAACAGGCGGCCCGTAGCCGCCCTGCCCTCCTCCCGGCCCGTCGGAATCACGATCCCCTCCCTGAAGGTCGACTCCACGCTGGAGGACCTGGGACTCGGTGAGAACCGGGCGATGGACACCCCGCGCGACCCGGACAAGGCCGGCTGGTACACGCCCGGCCCGACGCCCGGGGCCATGGGGCCGGCGGTGATCGCGGGCCATGTGACCTGGGACGGCGCGCCGGCGGTCTTCTTCGAGCTCGCCGCGCTCGACCCCGGCGACCGCATCGCCGTCCGCCGCGCGGACGGCCGCACGGCCGAGTTCACCGTCGACCGGACCGCCGTGTATCCCAAGGACGCGTTCCCGACGGTCGAGGTCTACCGCAACCTCGACCACGCCGGGCTCCGTCTGATCACCTGCGGCGGCGACTACTCCGAGGCGGACAGCCGCTACGCCGACAACGTCGTCGTCTACGCCACCCTCACCGGCAGCCGCGCCTGA
- a CDS encoding DEAD/DEAH box helicase has protein sequence MPENIDNAELAELVEAAVTEAPAGATAPVAEKAPAVETVVAEKSVADFITDVQADVQADTQAEAPAEETAAPVEGTVAPADEIADSAEQIADEADAEPTITFGALGLPEGIVRKLAQNGVTAPFPIQAATIPDALAGKDILGRGRTGSGKTLSFGLPLLASLSGGTTEKKKPRGIILTPTRELAMQVADALQPYGDVLGLKMKVVCGGTSMGNQIYALERGVDVLVATPGRLRDIINRGACSLANVQVAVLDEADQMSDLGFLPEVTELLDQIPGGGQRMLFSATMENEIGTLVKRYLSNPVTHEVDSAQGNVTTMSHHVLVVKPKDKAPVTAAIAARKGRTIIFVRTQLGADRIAEQLIESGVKADALHGGMTQGARTRVLEDFKKGYVNALVATDVAARGIHVDGIDLVLNVDPAGDHKDYLHRSGRTARAGKSGVVVSLALPHQRRQIFRLMEDAGVDASRHIVQGAGVFEPEVAEITGARSLTEVQADSANNAAKQAEREAADLTKQLERVQRRAVELREEADRLVARAARERGDDPEAAVAEVAAEAEAALVAAVSVPEQPAARDDQRRDERGNYERRDNRGGDRGGYRGGNDRRDERPSGGFRSGGSSDRRDDRGGRSFERRDNDRPAFNRDRRDERPSGGFRSGGSSDRRDDRGGRSFERRDNDRPAFNRDRRDERPSGGFRSGGSSDRRDDRGGRSFERRDNDRPAFNRDRRDERPSGGFRPGGSDRPFNRDRRDERPSGGFRPGGGTSDRPTGRRDDHRGANTGTNTGSFGRRDDKPRWKRNG, from the coding sequence ATGCCCGAGAACATCGACAACGCCGAGCTCGCCGAGCTCGTCGAGGCCGCTGTGACCGAGGCCCCCGCCGGCGCGACCGCCCCGGTCGCCGAGAAGGCCCCGGCCGTCGAGACCGTCGTCGCCGAGAAGTCCGTCGCGGACTTCATCACCGACGTACAGGCCGACGTACAGGCCGACACGCAGGCCGAAGCCCCCGCCGAGGAGACCGCCGCTCCCGTCGAGGGGACCGTCGCTCCCGCCGACGAGATCGCGGACTCCGCCGAGCAGATCGCCGACGAGGCCGACGCCGAGCCGACCATCACCTTCGGTGCTCTGGGACTGCCCGAGGGCATCGTCCGCAAGCTGGCGCAGAACGGTGTGACCGCCCCCTTCCCGATCCAGGCGGCGACCATCCCGGACGCCCTGGCCGGCAAGGACATCCTCGGCCGCGGCCGTACGGGCTCCGGCAAGACGCTCTCCTTCGGTCTGCCGCTGCTGGCCTCGCTCTCCGGTGGCACCACCGAGAAGAAGAAGCCGCGCGGCATCATCCTCACCCCGACCCGTGAGCTCGCGATGCAGGTCGCGGACGCGCTGCAGCCGTACGGCGACGTGCTCGGCCTCAAGATGAAGGTCGTCTGCGGCGGTACGTCGATGGGCAACCAGATCTACGCGCTGGAGCGCGGTGTCGACGTCCTCGTCGCCACCCCGGGCCGGCTGCGCGACATCATCAACCGCGGCGCCTGCTCCCTGGCGAACGTCCAGGTCGCCGTCCTCGACGAGGCCGACCAGATGTCCGACCTGGGCTTCCTGCCCGAGGTCACCGAGCTGCTCGACCAGATCCCCGGTGGCGGTCAGCGGATGCTCTTCTCCGCCACCATGGAGAACGAGATCGGCACGCTGGTCAAGCGCTACCTCTCCAACCCGGTGACGCACGAGGTCGACAGCGCCCAGGGCAACGTCACGACCATGTCGCACCACGTCCTCGTCGTGAAGCCGAAGGACAAGGCGCCGGTCACGGCCGCCATCGCCGCCCGCAAGGGCCGCACGATCATCTTCGTCCGCACCCAGCTGGGCGCGGACCGCATCGCCGAGCAGCTCATCGAGTCCGGCGTGAAGGCCGACGCGCTGCACGGCGGCATGACCCAGGGCGCCCGTACGCGGGTCCTGGAGGACTTCAAGAAGGGTTACGTCAACGCGCTCGTCGCGACCGACGTCGCCGCCCGCGGTATTCACGTCGACGGCATCGACCTGGTCCTGAACGTGGACCCGGCCGGTGACCACAAGGACTACCTGCACCGCTCGGGCCGTACCGCCCGCGCCGGCAAGTCCGGTGTCGTCGTCTCGCTGGCGCTTCCGCACCAGCGCCGCCAGATCTTCCGCCTGATGGAGGACGCTGGCGTCGACGCCTCGCGCCACATCGTCCAGGGCGCGGGCGTCTTCGAGCCCGAGGTCGCCGAGATCACCGGTGCCCGTTCGCTCACCGAGGTCCAGGCCGACTCCGCGAATAACGCCGCCAAGCAGGCCGAGCGCGAGGCCGCCGACCTGACGAAGCAGCTGGAGCGCGTCCAGCGCCGCGCCGTCGAGCTGCGCGAGGAGGCCGACCGCCTGGTCGCCCGCGCCGCGCGCGAGCGGGGCGACGACCCCGAGGCCGCGGTGGCCGAGGTCGCCGCCGAGGCCGAGGCCGCCCTCGTGGCAGCCGTTTCCGTGCCGGAGCAGCCGGCAGCCCGCGACGATCAGCGCCGCGACGAGCGGGGCAACTACGAGCGCCGCGACAACCGCGGTGGCGACCGTGGCGGCTACCGCGGCGGCAACGACCGTCGTGACGAGCGTCCGTCGGGTGGTTTCCGTTCCGGTGGCAGCAGCGACCGTCGCGATGACCGTGGTGGCCGTTCGTTCGAGCGTCGGGACAACGACCGTCCGGCGTTCAACCGCGACCGTCGTGACGAGCGTCCGTCGGGTGGTTTCCGTTCCGGTGGCAGCAGCGACCGTCGCGATGACCGTGGTGGCCGTTCGTTCGAGCGTCGGGACAACGACCGTCCGGCGTTCAACCGCGACCGTCGTGACGAGCGTCCGTCGGGTGGTTTCCGTTCCGGTGGCAGCAGCGACCGTCGCGATGACCGTGGTGGCCGTTCGTTCGAGCGTCGGGACAACGACCGTCCGGCGTTCAACCGCGACCGCCGTGACGAGCGCCCCTCCGGTGGCTTCCGCCCCGGCGGCAGCGACCGCCCGTTCAACCGTGACCGTCGCGACGAGCGCCCCTCGGGCGGCTTCCGCCCCGGCGGCGGCACCAGCGACCGCCCCACCGGCCGTCGTGACGACCACCGCGGCGCCAACACCGGCACCAACACCGGCTCCTTCGGCCGCCGCGACGACAAGCCGCGCTGGAAGCGCAACGGCTGA
- a CDS encoding glycine-rich domain-containing protein: protein MSVGQLPVIARGLIPDERFTSCRSTVMDANPDMSQEMAGRIVEEGLKFVAACSRNSGVGLAPSRIVDEGWHALILHTAMYAELCEGLGGNFVHHFPGYDPTNCDPKILDRTRQAIAGLGYVADAELWGEPSDETLASVAAKCQHAPDCTIVIIPKPKPK from the coding sequence ATGAGCGTAGGCCAGTTACCCGTCATCGCCCGGGGGCTCATCCCCGACGAGCGGTTCACCAGCTGCCGCAGCACCGTCATGGACGCCAACCCCGACATGTCCCAGGAGATGGCCGGCCGGATCGTCGAGGAGGGGCTGAAGTTCGTGGCCGCCTGCTCGCGCAACTCGGGCGTCGGCCTGGCCCCGTCGCGCATCGTGGACGAGGGGTGGCACGCCCTGATCCTGCACACCGCGATGTACGCCGAGCTGTGCGAGGGGCTGGGCGGGAACTTCGTCCATCACTTCCCCGGGTACGACCCGACGAACTGCGACCCGAAAATCCTGGACCGCACCCGCCAGGCGATCGCGGGGCTGGGGTACGTCGCGGACGCGGAGCTGTGGGGTGAGCCGTCCGACGAGACGCTTGCCTCCGTAGCGGCGAAGTGCCAGCACGCCCCGGACTGCACGATCGTCATCATCCCCAAGCCGAAGCCGAAGTAG
- a CDS encoding aldo/keto reductase produces MTSPRTLGSSDLQVFPLALGGNVFGWTADEDQSFAVLDAYVAAGGNFIDTADAYSAWVEGNEGGESETVIGKWLASRSNRSDVVVATKAGAHPEHRGLAAGTLKGAAEASLRRLGTDHIDLYYTHFDDETVPVEEIITALDQLVKEGKVRHIAASNISPERLRASLDFSEREGLARYVALQPHYNLVSRDTYEGDLQDTAARAGLAAVPYYALASGFLTGKYRPGTTVESARSAKAGGHLESEQGLKVLAALDRVAGERGAEIATVALAWLAAQPTVAAPIASARTVEQLPALVAVADLRLTDGELALLTEASA; encoded by the coding sequence ATGACTTCTCCGCGCACTCTCGGCAGCTCCGACCTCCAGGTCTTCCCCCTCGCCCTCGGCGGCAACGTCTTCGGCTGGACGGCGGACGAGGACCAGTCCTTCGCCGTCCTGGACGCGTACGTCGCGGCCGGCGGCAACTTCATCGACACCGCCGACGCGTACTCAGCCTGGGTCGAGGGCAACGAGGGCGGTGAGTCGGAGACCGTCATCGGCAAGTGGCTCGCCTCCCGCTCCAACCGGTCCGACGTCGTCGTCGCCACCAAGGCCGGCGCCCACCCCGAGCACCGGGGCCTGGCCGCCGGCACCCTCAAGGGCGCGGCCGAGGCATCGCTGCGCCGCCTCGGCACCGACCACATCGACCTCTACTACACGCACTTCGACGACGAGACCGTCCCGGTCGAGGAGATCATCACCGCGCTCGACCAGCTGGTGAAGGAGGGCAAGGTGCGGCACATTGCCGCCTCCAACATCAGCCCCGAGCGCCTGCGGGCCTCCCTCGACTTCTCCGAGCGCGAGGGCCTCGCCCGGTACGTCGCGCTCCAGCCGCACTACAACCTGGTCTCCCGCGACACCTACGAGGGCGACCTCCAGGACACCGCGGCCCGCGCCGGCCTCGCCGCCGTCCCGTACTACGCGCTGGCTTCCGGCTTCCTCACCGGCAAGTACCGCCCCGGTACGACCGTGGAGAGCGCCCGCTCCGCGAAGGCGGGCGGCCACCTGGAGTCGGAGCAGGGCCTCAAGGTGCTCGCCGCCCTCGACCGGGTCGCCGGGGAACGGGGCGCCGAGATCGCCACGGTCGCCCTCGCCTGGCTCGCCGCACAGCCGACCGTCGCCGCTCCGATCGCCTCCGCCCGTACGGTCGAACAGCTCCCCGCCCTCGTCGCGGTCGCCGACCTGCGGCTGACCGACGGCGAACTCGCCCTGCTCACCGAGGCATCGGCCTGA
- a CDS encoding MerR family transcriptional regulator codes for MEWSIQEIARQAGTTSRTLRHYGDLGLLTPSRIGSNGYRYYDQDALVRLQRILLLRELGLSLPAIKDVLVGQRDTAVALRAHLRLLEQEQARIGRQIASVRTTLHKTQEGMELMADEVFDGFDHSAHEQEVTERWGRDAYEEGDRWWRSLGDEQKKAFQDEHEAIARAWGRAREAGFAADGAEAQDLARRHCAWLSSAKAPSRSYVIGLGEMYVADPRFGKNYDRYGDGTAAFVRDALTVYAEHRLSD; via the coding sequence ATGGAGTGGTCCATTCAGGAAATCGCCAGACAGGCCGGCACCACGAGCCGCACGCTCCGGCACTACGGAGACCTCGGTCTTCTCACGCCGAGCCGGATCGGGAGCAACGGCTACCGCTACTACGACCAGGACGCCCTCGTCCGGCTGCAGCGCATTCTGCTGCTGCGGGAGCTCGGTCTTTCGCTGCCCGCCATCAAGGACGTGCTCGTGGGGCAGCGGGACACGGCGGTGGCGCTGCGGGCGCATCTGCGACTGCTCGAACAGGAGCAGGCGCGCATCGGGCGGCAGATCGCCTCGGTGCGGACCACTCTCCACAAGACGCAGGAGGGGATGGAGCTCATGGCTGATGAAGTGTTCGACGGCTTCGACCACAGCGCCCACGAGCAGGAGGTCACCGAGCGCTGGGGCCGGGACGCGTACGAGGAGGGCGACCGCTGGTGGCGTTCGCTCGGGGACGAGCAGAAGAAGGCGTTCCAGGACGAGCACGAGGCCATCGCGCGCGCCTGGGGCCGGGCCAGGGAGGCGGGGTTCGCCGCCGACGGGGCCGAGGCGCAGGACCTCGCGCGGCGGCACTGCGCCTGGCTGTCCTCGGCCAAGGCGCCCAGCCGTTCGTACGTGATCGGGCTCGGTGAGATGTATGTCGCCGATCCCCGCTTCGGAAAGAACTACGATCGGTACGGGGACGGCACCGCCGCCTTCGTACGGGACGCACTGACGGTATACGCGGAACACCGGCTCTCCGACTGA
- a CDS encoding PrsW family intramembrane metalloprotease: MSDPSVQHQQARPAVPVLHEQRLDEVLGAAPERGRARYRPRRVGMVWRSKVFRAGAVIVALVLCGLVILALVREQTGPEGFLVGLGLAVLPVPLLMAAFRWLDRVEPGPWRNLIFSFAWGACAAALVAIIANSFATRWIATATADPASADTLGATVIAPVVEESAKAAAVLLIFLFRRREFSGVVDGVVVAGFTATGFAFTENILYLGNAFGEDQQLGSSGFASVTAGTFFVRIVMSPFAHPLFTVLTGLGFGFAAVSARRHRVRRIALPVLGLLLAMGLHALWNGSSSFGPYGFYAVYGIVMVPAFGLVTWLAIWSRQRELRTLAAELPAYAAAGWLTPAEPSALSSMRARGMARDLARHWQPDRTRGRAAARAVAEYESFATSLAGLRRRARHGAVGPDFGARERELLHHLWQRREFAAPALTHAARLTARPRHGHHGHPMPPPYGNGNGNGNGYGYGYGYGYGYGYGYGYSPGHTPGYGQAPGPTPGYGPGSYPPPQPYGGTPPSHRRPPT, from the coding sequence GTGTCCGACCCCTCCGTGCAGCATCAGCAGGCGCGACCCGCCGTCCCGGTCCTCCATGAGCAGCGGCTCGACGAGGTCCTGGGGGCCGCGCCGGAGCGCGGCCGAGCGCGTTATCGGCCGCGCCGCGTCGGCATGGTGTGGCGCAGCAAGGTGTTCCGCGCCGGGGCCGTCATCGTGGCGCTCGTGCTGTGCGGGCTGGTGATCCTCGCCCTCGTCCGCGAACAGACCGGCCCGGAGGGGTTCCTGGTCGGCCTCGGTCTGGCGGTGCTGCCGGTCCCTCTGCTGATGGCGGCGTTCCGCTGGCTGGACCGGGTCGAGCCGGGCCCCTGGCGGAATCTGATCTTCTCCTTCGCCTGGGGCGCGTGCGCCGCCGCGCTCGTCGCGATCATCGCCAACTCGTTCGCGACGCGCTGGATAGCCACCGCGACGGCCGATCCGGCGAGCGCCGACACCCTGGGGGCGACGGTGATCGCCCCCGTGGTCGAGGAGAGCGCGAAGGCGGCGGCCGTGCTGCTGATCTTCCTCTTCCGCAGACGGGAGTTCAGCGGGGTGGTGGACGGTGTCGTCGTCGCCGGATTCACCGCGACGGGCTTCGCGTTCACCGAGAACATCCTCTATCTGGGCAACGCCTTCGGCGAGGACCAGCAGCTGGGCAGCTCCGGGTTCGCCTCGGTGACGGCCGGGACGTTCTTCGTGCGGATCGTGATGTCGCCGTTCGCGCACCCCCTGTTCACGGTCCTGACCGGCCTCGGCTTCGGCTTCGCGGCCGTCAGCGCCCGCCGTCACCGGGTCCGCCGGATCGCCCTGCCGGTGCTGGGGCTGCTCCTGGCGATGGGCCTGCACGCCCTGTGGAACGGTTCGTCGTCCTTCGGCCCGTACGGCTTCTACGCGGTGTACGGGATCGTCATGGTCCCGGCATTCGGCCTGGTGACCTGGCTGGCGATCTGGTCGCGCCAGCGGGAGCTGCGCACCCTCGCGGCCGAGCTGCCCGCCTATGCGGCGGCCGGCTGGCTCACCCCCGCCGAGCCGTCGGCGCTCTCCTCCATGCGGGCCCGGGGCATGGCCCGCGACCTGGCCCGCCACTGGCAGCCGGACCGGACGCGGGGCCGGGCGGCGGCCCGCGCGGTCGCGGAGTACGAGTCGTTCGCGACCTCCCTGGCGGGGCTGCGCCGCCGGGCCCGCCACGGCGCGGTGGGCCCGGACTTCGGCGCCCGGGAGCGGGAGTTGCTGCACCACCTCTGGCAGCGCCGGGAGTTCGCGGCCCCGGCCCTCACCCATGCGGCCCGCCTGACGGCCCGCCCACGCCACGGCCACCACGGCCACCCCATGCCGCCGCCGTACGGAAACGGAAACGGAAACGGAAACGGGTACGGGTACGGGTACGGGTACGGGTACGGGTACGGGTACGGGTACGGGTACAGCCCCGGCCACACGCCCGGATACGGGCAGGCGCCCGGGCCCACACCGGGATACGGCCCCGGCTCCTACCCGCCGCCCCAGCCGTATGGCGGCACACCCCCCAGCCACCGCCGCCCGCCGACGTAG
- a CDS encoding helix-turn-helix domain-containing protein, which produces MDAATPGLLSLDVLDRADVRTALIEHDFAAVSALIKKWSGLSQNRIASACQLTPGKVSTIISGSQRVTSFDVICRIADGLRIPGGLLGLAPRPWEGDHSPAPQDQPDAPGDRPDTDEIPWRPDATVSLAAHLTRSDLVMDRRALTHALAGAAVTGAALLDSLEGWLVPAAHVPAQRRPGRLGIREVEELETTARAFRQWDHQYGGGLRRKAVLGQLAEVSGALDDHQAPAVADRLYRVMAQLAGTAATMAWDSGLHRRAQDYYRLALRAAHAGGDVVFGANVLAGMARQMLYRERADDALQLIHLAQEGARDVIGPRARAMLHTREAWAYAAQGRMAGFQRATAKAAEELASAAGHTDEPYWIAYFDEAELAGVTGGRLLDLARAEPRPAAQKQDVPTRSTASAWRNASSSPGTSKARPLRRP; this is translated from the coding sequence ATGGATGCCGCCACCCCCGGCCTGCTCAGCCTCGATGTGCTCGACAGAGCAGACGTCCGGACAGCACTCATCGAGCACGACTTCGCCGCTGTCTCCGCACTGATCAAGAAGTGGAGTGGGCTTTCCCAGAACCGCATCGCGTCCGCCTGCCAGCTCACCCCCGGCAAGGTCTCCACGATCATCAGCGGGTCCCAGCGCGTCACCAGCTTCGACGTCATCTGCCGAATCGCCGACGGCCTCCGCATCCCCGGTGGCCTGCTCGGCCTCGCACCGCGCCCCTGGGAGGGGGACCACTCCCCTGCACCGCAGGACCAGCCAGACGCTCCAGGTGACCGGCCAGACACAGACGAGATTCCGTGGCGGCCCGACGCCACCGTGAGCCTGGCCGCCCACCTCACCAGGAGTGATCTCGTGATGGACCGAAGGGCCCTCACCCACGCCCTCGCCGGTGCCGCAGTCACCGGCGCCGCGCTCCTCGACAGCCTCGAAGGATGGCTCGTCCCGGCCGCCCACGTACCAGCGCAGCGCCGCCCGGGCCGCCTCGGCATACGGGAAGTCGAGGAACTGGAAACCACCGCGCGCGCCTTTCGCCAGTGGGACCATCAGTACGGCGGCGGTCTCCGAAGGAAAGCTGTGCTTGGCCAGCTCGCGGAAGTCTCCGGCGCCCTCGATGACCACCAGGCCCCGGCAGTGGCGGACCGGCTGTACCGCGTCATGGCGCAGCTGGCCGGCACCGCAGCAACCATGGCGTGGGACTCCGGACTGCACCGGCGCGCGCAGGACTACTACCGCCTCGCCCTGCGAGCCGCCCACGCTGGCGGCGACGTCGTCTTCGGGGCCAACGTTCTGGCTGGGATGGCCCGGCAGATGCTCTATCGCGAGCGTGCCGACGACGCACTCCAACTGATCCACCTCGCCCAGGAGGGTGCCCGCGACGTGATCGGCCCCCGAGCCCGCGCCATGCTCCACACCCGCGAAGCCTGGGCGTATGCCGCGCAGGGGCGCATGGCCGGATTCCAACGGGCCACCGCCAAGGCGGCCGAGGAACTCGCCAGCGCCGCCGGGCACACCGACGAGCCGTACTGGATCGCCTACTTCGACGAAGCCGAGCTCGCGGGCGTCACCGGGGGGCGGCTTCTCGACCTCGCCCGCGCCGAACCCCGTCCCGCGGCGCAGAAGCAGGACGTTCCCACGCGCTCGACCGCATCGGCCTGGCGGAATGCCAGTTCCTCGCCGGGGACATCCAAGGCGCGGCCGCTGAGACGGCCCTAG
- a CDS encoding PP2C family protein-serine/threonine phosphatase, producing MADERRSGTTGSFDAVGRVVFGSREGQLTSDGRRTGRFVRLLPALLILGGLVFDSLAPPNFTAVPLFVAAPLIAAPFFSKSRTVRTGIAAVLSVIAMRLSDGTTTQVVPVIEMLTVLTASVLALVINGVVRRGNEQLASARVIAETAMRAVLPTPAERIGGLQVAARYEAAQADEFVGGDLFAVADTPYGVRVVVGDVRGKGLDAVEAVAVIIGAFREAAEQERSLEGVAQRLERALAREGTRRYGLDAMEGFITAVLAEIPPGSASLRLVNRGHPEPLLLHADGALEVLAPSVPAMPLGMDLGVWPDRSDEWAMPAGATLLAFTDGLSEARDPNGVFYDPAARLRGRIFPGPEELLSALTDDVRLHTGGRTTDDMALIAVGRPAEGQPVPRTTVKIVGRGR from the coding sequence ATGGCCGACGAGCGGCGCAGCGGTACGACGGGGAGTTTCGACGCCGTGGGCCGGGTGGTGTTCGGGTCCCGGGAGGGTCAGCTGACGTCCGACGGGCGGCGCACGGGGCGGTTCGTCCGGCTGTTGCCGGCCCTGCTGATCCTCGGTGGGCTGGTGTTCGACTCGCTGGCTCCGCCCAACTTCACCGCGGTCCCCCTGTTCGTCGCGGCCCCGCTGATCGCCGCGCCGTTCTTCTCGAAGTCCCGGACCGTCCGTACGGGGATCGCGGCGGTCCTCTCGGTCATCGCGATGCGGCTCTCCGACGGGACGACCACCCAGGTGGTCCCGGTCATCGAGATGCTCACCGTGCTCACGGCCTCGGTGCTGGCCCTCGTCATCAACGGCGTCGTGCGGCGCGGCAACGAGCAGCTCGCCTCGGCCCGGGTCATCGCGGAGACCGCCATGCGGGCCGTGCTGCCGACCCCGGCCGAGCGGATCGGCGGACTCCAGGTGGCCGCGCGGTACGAGGCGGCCCAGGCCGACGAGTTCGTGGGCGGCGACCTGTTCGCCGTCGCGGACACCCCGTACGGCGTACGGGTGGTCGTCGGCGACGTGCGCGGCAAGGGGCTGGACGCCGTCGAGGCGGTGGCGGTGATCATCGGGGCGTTCCGGGAGGCGGCCGAGCAGGAGCGTTCGCTGGAGGGTGTCGCGCAGCGGCTGGAGCGGGCGCTGGCCCGGGAGGGGACGCGGCGGTACGGCCTTGACGCGATGGAGGGGTTCATCACCGCCGTGCTGGCCGAGATCCCGCCCGGTTCGGCCTCGTTGCGCCTCGTCAACCGCGGTCACCCCGAGCCGCTCCTGCTGCACGCCGACGGCGCCCTGGAGGTGCTGGCGCCCTCGGTGCCCGCCATGCCGCTCGGGATGGACCTGGGGGTGTGGCCGGACCGGTCCGACGAGTGGGCGATGCCCGCCGGGGCGACGCTCCTCGCCTTCACGGACGGCCTGTCCGAGGCCCGGGACCCGAACGGGGTCTTCTACGATCCCGCGGCCCGGCTGCGCGGCCGGATCTTCCCCGGCCCGGAGGAGCTGTTGTCGGCGCTGACGGACGACGTACGGCTGCACACCGGCGGGCGGACCACGGACGACATGGCGCTCATCGCGGTCGGCCGGCCGGCGGAGGGGCAGCCCGTGCCCCGGACGACGGTGAAGATCGTGGGCCGGGGGCGATGA